In the genome of Ctenopharyngodon idella isolate HZGC_01 chromosome 19, HZGC01, whole genome shotgun sequence, one region contains:
- the kiaa0319l gene encoding dyslexia-associated protein KIAA0319-like protein, which yields MRLLEITEPDRDEDRSCCTGLNVILRYSNLTDIEQNSHSAVVPCGCGFRRCLCGRLFTCLLTSHVIYLWRKVCALSWKMPSVELRMRRWKWPVQFTSLYLSCLYFLCSVSGVSGSLCTVTGGVLGIHWSSVIGLGWQPLAVDQAGARCWEACCLKPSCGAVWSLGGRCVLLTCIQTKGCAIRSLPQPYVESLGLLQHLNTGMRRKRDVRNAEDVRVIRETEHDIQELSAKPTVPLTTSHDAALPHTAGETSIQSTSDSDEQEAVSASEQNSTLDADTGDHSALNNSNQSPQSTSDTHSVTSPTKPAVRELVVSAGNNVEVTLPHSEVELNAFVVPAPPSGTNYEFDWRLRTHPKDYSGEMEDKHSKTLKLSKLTVGLYEFEVVVDGDGAHGEGYVNVTVKPEPRVNKPPVAVVSPKYQEISLPTSSTVIDGSQSTDDDKVVSWHWEEVKGPLREEKASGDTAVLTLTNLVPGNYTFRLTVTDSDGAQNSTQAMLLVNKATDYKPTANAGPNQVITLPRNYITLYGNQSTDDHENLSYEWSLSPESKGKVVEMQGVRTPTLQLSAMQEGDYTFQLTVTDSSGQQDTAQVTVIVQPENNKPPVADAGPDKELTLPVDRTTLDGSKSSDDQKIATYHWTKTKGPEGVKIENADTAVAMVTGLQKGEYIFMLTVTDERMLENSDMVSVIVREEDDQPPVAKVLSSPPITLPVRTAVLDGSRSSDDKGGISYLWTRENSSPAAGDVLNNSDHQAVLFLGNLVEGKYTFTLTVTDSKGKTNTDSGTVEVRPDVYERDLVELILEVAVAQVSHRQKDMFIRQVGVLLGVLDSDIIVREISAFNEHSTRLVFLVSGGPGRPPLTGHSVAVELRNKFRKQKNEFLIFRARRVDTVICQLNCSSHGECDSFTRRCVCHPFWMENLFSTYFGDAESNCEWSVLYVTIASFMTIVGIATVIWGIVCCCRRRKSKVRRKSRYKMLEEDEQETLELQLPRPGRLKPAPAPTSSALMHSDSDLESDDGQAGIPWSDRERGKLLPPQNGSLRNGQGPHKHKKHKEERL from the exons ATGCGATTGCTAGAGATTACTGAGCCAGATCGAGATGAAGACAGGTCCTGCTGCACAGGTCTAAATGTCATTTTACGCTACAGTAATCTGACTGACATTGAGCAG aattcaCACAGTGCTGTGGTGCCATGCGGCTGTGGCTTCAGGAGGTGTTTGTGTGGACGACTCTTCACCTGTCTGCTCACGTCTCACGTCATTTACCTTTGGAGAAAG GTCTGTGCTCTTAGTTGGAAGATGCCCAGTGTGGAGCTGAGGATGCGCAGATGGAAATGGCCCGTCCAGTTTACCTCACTGTACCTGAGCTGTCTGTATTTCCTCTGTTCAGTCTCTG GGGTTTCGGGCAGCTTATGCACAGTAACAGGTGGTGTCCTGGGGATCCACTGGAGCAGCGTCATTGGTCTGGGCTGGCAGCCACTGGCAGTGGACCAGGCAGGGGCTCGGTGCTGGGAAGCCTGCTGTTTGAAGCCCTCCTGCGGTGCCGTGTGGAGCCTCGGTGGACGCTGTGTGTTGCTGACCTGTATTCAAACGAAGGGCTGCGCCATTAGGTCACTTCCTCAGCCGTATGTAGAATCTCTGGGGCTTCTGCAGCATCTGAACACGGGCATGCGCAGGAAGAGAGACGTTCGCAACGCTGAGGATGTCAGAGTAATCAGGGAGACGGAGCAT GACATACAGGAGCTGTCTGCTAAACCCACAGTGCCACTGACCACATCCCATGATGCAGCTCTTCCACATACAGCTGGTGAGACCTCCATCCAGTCCACCAGTGACAGTGACGAACAGGAAGCTGTCTCAGCATCTGAGCAAAATTCAACACTGGATGCAGACACTGGAGATCATTCAGCATTAAACAACAGTAATCAGTCGCCACAGTCCACGTCTGACACCCATTCAGTGACTTCACCAACAAAACCAGCTG TGCGAGAGCTGGTCGTGTCTGCTGGCAACAATGTGGAGGTCACTTTACCACACAGTGAGGTGGAGCTGAATGCTTTTGTAGTGCCAGCGCCCCCTTCAG GGACAAACTATGAATTTGACTGGCGTTTGAGGACACATCCAAAAGACTATAGTGGAGAAATGGAGGATAAACACAGCAAGACGCTTAAGCTCAGTAAG CTGACAGTGGGTCTCTATGAGTTTGAGGTGGTAGTGGATGGTGACGGTGCACATGGGGAGGGATACGTCAATGTTACTGTCAAACCAG AGCCACGAGTGAATAAGCCACCTGTTGCTGTGGTTTCTCCAAAGTACCAGGAAATCTCCTTGCCTACAAGCTCCACTGTGATTGACGGAAGTC AGAGTACTGATGATGATAAAGTGGTGTCATGGCATTGGGAGGAAGTGAAGGGGCCGCTCAGAGAGGAAAAGGCCTCAGGTGATACTGCTGTTCTCACCCTCACCAACCTGGTTCCCGGTAACTACACCTTCAG ACTCACAGTGACTGACTCGGATGGAGCTCAGAATTCAACCCAAGCCATGTTGTTAGTCAACAAGGCCACGGACTACAAGCCTACAGCTAATGCTGGACCCAACCAAGTGATCACACTGCCACGCAACTATATCACACTGTACGGAAACCAAAGTACTGACGACCACGAGAATCTGTCCTATGAATGGTCACTCAGCCCTGAGAGCAAGGGCAAGGTGGTGGAGATGCAG GGTGTGAGGACGCCCACTCTGCAGCTTTCTGCCATGCAGGAGGGTGACTACACCTTTCAGCTGACCGTCACAGACTCGTCTGGCCAGCAAGACACGGCTCAGGTCACTGTCATTGTCCAGCCAG AGAATAACAAGCCCCCCGTAGCGGATGCCGGTCCAGACAAGGAGCTGACGCTGCCGGTCGATCGTACCACGCTGGACGGGAGCAAGAGCAGCGACGACCAAAAAATTGCCACGTACCACTGGACAAAAACCAA GGGCCCAGAAGGGGTGAAAATTGAAAATGCGGACACTGCGGTTGCCATGGTGACCGGTCTGCAGAAGGGCGAGTACATTTTCATGCTGACAGTGACGGATGAAAGGATGCTGGAGAATTCGGATATGGTCTCTGTCATCGTCCGAGAAG AGGATGATCAGCCACCTGTTGCCAAAGTCCTGTCCAGTCCTCCGATCACTCTTCCCGTCCGTACAGCAGTTCTGGATGGTTCTCGCTCATCAGATGATAAGGGTGGCATCAGCTACCTCTGGACCCGTGAAAACAGTAGCCCGGCTGCAGGG GATGTCCTGAATAACTCTGACCACCAGGCAGTGCTTTTTCTTGGTAATCTAGTGGAAGGGAAGTACACTTTCACCCTGACTGTAACTGATAGTAAGGGAAAGACCAATACTGACAGTGGCACTGTAGAGGTTCGACCAG ATGTTTATGAGCGAGACTTGGTGGAGCTAATCCTAGAAGTTGCTGTGGCCCAGGTGTCCCACAGACAGAAGGATATGTTCATCAGGCAGGTTGGCGTCCTCCTGGGAGTCCTGGACAGTGACATCATTGTGCGAGAGATTAGCGCCTTCAATGAGCACAG CACTCGCCTGGTATTTCTGGTATCTGGAGGTCCTGGACGCCCTCCATTGACTGGCCATAGTGTTGCAGTGGAACTACGCAACAAATTTCGCAAGCAAAAAAATGAATTCCTTATCTTTAGGGCCCGACGAGTGGACACAGTTA TCTGCCAGCTGAACTGCTCCAGTCACGGGGAATGCGACTCCTTCACCAGACGATGTGTGTGCCACCCGTTCTGGATGGAGAATTTATTCAGTACTTATTTTGGGGATGCTGAGAGCAACTGTG AATGGAGTGTTTTATATGTGACGATAGCATCATTCATGACCATAGTTGGCATAGCGACTGTAATATGGGGTATTGTGTGCTGCTGTCGAAG ACGGAAAAGCAAAGTGAGACGAAAGAGCCGCTATAAAATGCTGGAGGAGGATGAACAAGAGACTCTGGAATTACAGTTACCAAGACCTG GTCGCTTAAAGCCGGCTCCTGCTCCCACATCCTCCGCGCTCATGCACTCCGATTCTGATCTGGAAAGCGATGACGGCCAGGCAGGTATCCCGTGGTCCGATCGAGAGCGCGGAAAACTCCTGCCACCCCAAAACGGATCTCTGCGTAACGGCCAAGGTCCtcataaacacaaaaaacataaaGAGGAGCGGCTTTAG
- the cap1 gene encoding adenylyl cyclase-associated protein 1 has product MAELAGLVQRLEVAVGRLEAMSSSGGGGGPAAGSGVVSAYVEAYDSLISGPVAQYVALSQKIGGDVQKHAEMMKQAFTCQRQLLVTASCSQKPSDSALTSLLAPVSKVIEEVQAFREKNRSSPLFNHLSAVSESVPALGWVAMAPKPGPYVKDMQDAAMFYTNRVLKDYKEKDKTHVDWVNAYVSIWTELQAYIKQHHTTGLSWSKTGPVASASGGAPCRGAPAPPPPGPPPPPMDLDKSSGGDSGPVSRNALFASINKGADITKGLKHVPDDQKTHKNPRLKAQTGPLPSGPKPFAARPTAAASPARTLPPVLELDGKKWKVENQEGAQGLVISDTELKQVVYAFKCNNSTLQVKGKINSITVDNCKKMGLVFDDVVGIIEVINCRDVKIQVMGKVPTISINKTDGCHVYLSKDSLACEIVSAKSSEMNVLVPNKDGEYTEIPVPEQFKTVWDGSKLVTTATEIAG; this is encoded by the exons ATGGCAGAGCTGGCGGGTCTAGTACAGCGTTTGGAGGTGGCTGTGGGCCGTCTGGAGGCCATGTCTAGTTCTGGGGGTGGAGGCGGCCCTGCTGCTGGATCTGGAG TGGTGTCGGCGTATGTTGAAGCCTATGACAGTTTGATCTCTGGCCCTGTGGCTCAGTATGTCGCCCTGAGTCAGAAGATAGGGGGAGACGTTCAGAAGCAT GCTGAGATGATGAAGCAGGCCTTTACCTGTCAAAGACAGCTTCTGGTCACTGCCTCCTGCTCTCAGAAACCTTCTGAT TCTGCCCTGACCTCTCTGCTGGCCCCCGTGTCCAAAGTGATCGAGGAGGTGCAGGCGTTCCGAGAGAAGAACCGCTCCTCTCCTCTCTTCAACCACCTCTCTGCGGTCAGCGAGAGCGTTCCCGCCCTCGGCTGGGTTGCCATG GCCCCAAAGCCAGGCCCCTATGTAAAGGACATGCAGGACGCAGCCATGTTTTACACAAACCGTGTGCTCAAGGATTACAAGGAGAA AGATAAGACACATGTGGACTGGGTCAATGCCTATGTGTCCATTTGGACCGAGCTGCAGGCTTACATCAAGCAGCACCACACCACTGGACTGAGCTGGAGCAAGACT GGCCCGGTTGCTTCGGCCTCTGGAGGCGCCCCCTGCAGAGGAGCTCCAGCTCCACCTCCCCCAGGCCCCCCTCCACCCCCCATGGACCTTGACAAGTCTTCAGGTGGAGACTCTGGCCCAGTCAGTCGCAATGCTCTCTTCGCCTCCATCAACAAGGGAGCTGATATTACTAAAG GACTGAAACATGTGCCTGATGACCAGAAGACCCACAAGAACCCTAGGCTCAAAGCCCAAACAGGTCCTTTGCCTTCTGGGCCCAAACCCTTCGCTGCTCGGCCCACAGCAGCTGCCAGCCCGGCCCGCACTCTTCCCCCAGTGCTGGAGCTGGACGGCAAGAAATGGAAAGTG GAAAATCAGGAAGGTGCCCAAGGCCTTGTGATCAGTGACACAGAACTGAAACAGGTGGTTTATGCCTTTAAGTGCAACAACAGCACTTTACAAGTGAAGGGGAAGATCAACTCCATTACTGTAG ATAACTGTAAGAAAATGGGTCTTGTCTTTGACGATGTTGTGGGTATTATTGAGGTGATCAACTGCAGGGATGTAAAGATCCAG GTTATGGGTAAAGTGCCAACCATCTCCATCAACAAGACAGATGGCTGCCATGTGTACCTAAGCAAAGACTCTCTGGCATGTGAAATCGTCAGCGCTAAGAGCTCAGAGATGAACGTGCTGGTGCCCAACAAAGATGGAGAATAT